Genomic DNA from Nonomuraea rubra:
GGGTCCGGAGCGAGCCGCGCGACGGGCGCAGCCTGCTGCCGCTCATCCAGGGGCACAAGGTGAAGGACTGGCGGGAGGCGGCGCTGATCGAGCACGTCAGGCCGGATCCGAACGCCGCCGGCGAGCCGGACCCGGACGCCGACGAGCTTCAGGCGCCCGCGAACCCCGGGCCGCCGAGCTACGCCGCCGTGCGTACGGCCGGGGAGCTGTACGTCGAGTACGAGGGGGATCCGCGGCCCGAGTACTACGACACCGTGGCCGACCCGCACCAGGAGTCCAACGACCCGGACAACCCCAGGACGGCCGAGCTGGCCGGGGTGCTCGACCGGCTGGCGGGGTGCGGCAAACCGGGCGCGATGGACTGCTGGAGCGCGGCGCGGCTCCACTGAGCTGTCACTGCCCAAGGCCGCAGGAGATCCACTGCCTAAGTGTTCGCAGGAGGTCCTTCGAGCTGCCACTGCCTAAGGGCGCAGGAGGTCCCTGACCTCGGCCAGCAGCTCCACCTGGCGCCGCCAGTCACCGCCCGAGATGCCGATCACCGCGTGGCTCGCCCCGGCCGCGCGGTACTCGGCCAGCCTCTCGGCGACCTCCTTCGGCTGCCCGGTGAGCGGGATCCCGGCGACCTCCTCCAGTGGACGCCCGTAGGCGCCGCTGATGCCGGCCGCGATCTCCGCCTGGGCGGTGGCCCCACCGCCCAGGTGCGCGGCCCCGCCGATGGCGATCACGGGTGCTGGCCGCCCGTGCCCGTCCGCCAGCTCGGCCAGCCTGGCCCGGCCGCGGGCGACGTCCTGCGGCGAGATCAGGGACGGGAACCAGCCGTCCCCGAACGCCGCCGCCCGCCGGATGGCGGCCGCCGAGGCGTTGCCGACCCACACCGGCGGCATGGGAACGGCGGGTGCGAGCTGAACGCGCCGGTCGCCGTCCGCGGCGTCCGGCAGCAGCACCGGCTCGCCCGCCAGCAACCGCGGCAACAACCCCAGGGCGGTGTCCGTGAGCCGCCCCCGCTCCCCGTACGGCACCCCGGCCGCCGCCCACTGCGCAGGCCCGCCACCGGACCCCACCCCCAGCACGAGCCGCTCACCCGACACGTACTGCAGGCTCGCCACCTGCTTGGCCGCCCACACCAGCGGCCGGATGGCGGGGATGAACACGCTGGTGCCGATCCTGACCCGGCTGGTGGCCGCGGCGGCGGTGGCCAGGGCGATCGGCGCGTCCAGCACCGGCCCGCCGACCGCCAGATGATCGCCGTGCCAGACCCCGTCGAGCCCGGCCCGCTCCGCATGCCGGGCGGCCTCGCCGAGGGTGAGGCCGTCGCGGCGCTGTACGGCGACTCCGGGCAGGATGACGCCGATCTCGAAGTTCTCCATGAGATCGACGATGCAACCTCGAGCAAGGTTGATGTCAACGCGAAAACCCGTGGCGAGCGAGCCGGATCACAGGCCATGATCGCCCGATGACCGGAAGCGCAGCCGCTGGGAGCGGCGCCGGGCGGCGGTTCGCCGGCCGCGAGGAGCTGGCCGCCCTGACGCGCGAGGTCTATGGCGCCGGCCGCCGCCTGGCCCGCGTCGAGCGGCTCACCGGCGGCTCCAAGAAGGGCGTCTACCGCCTGTCCTTCCAGGACCAGGGCCCGACCGCCGTGCTCTACGTCTGGTCCGGCGACGAGGACTACTGGGACCCGGCGGACCGCCCCGAGCCCTTCGCGCACGGCACCGGGCTGGGCCTCTTCAAGGCCGCGCACGCCCGGCTGAGCGCCGCGGGCGTCCGGGTCCCCGACCTCTACTTCGCCGACGACGGCCACGAGCTCTATCCCGCCGACGTGGCCCTGATCGAGGACGTACGCGGCGGAACCCTGGAGGCCCGGCTGGCCGGCGAGCACGCCGAGCCCATGGAACGACTCGCGGACGGCCTGCGCGCGATGGCCCGGTGCCGGTCACGTGACCTGGGGAAGGTCGCCCTGGTCGAGAGCGGCCAGGGCATCAGCGGGCCGGCTTCGCGGATCGTGCTGGAGGTGGCGCTGGGCGACCTCGCCGAGGCCGCGTCCAGGGTCGAGCCGATCGGCAGGGCCGCCGCCGAGCTGGAGGAGCGGCTGCGGGAGCTGGCGGCGGGCATCGAGCCGCGTACGGACCACGGCCTGATGCACGGCGAGCTGGGCCCCGATCACGTCCTGATGGACGACGACGACCGGCCGGT
This window encodes:
- a CDS encoding LLM class flavin-dependent oxidoreductase translates to MENFEIGVILPGVAVQRRDGLTLGEAARHAERAGLDGVWHGDHLAVGGPVLDAPIALATAAAATSRVRIGTSVFIPAIRPLVWAAKQVASLQYVSGERLVLGVGSGGGPAQWAAAGVPYGERGRLTDTALGLLPRLLAGEPVLLPDAADGDRRVQLAPAVPMPPVWVGNASAAAIRRAAAFGDGWFPSLISPQDVARGRARLAELADGHGRPAPVIAIGGAAHLGGGATAQAEIAAGISGAYGRPLEEVAGIPLTGQPKEVAERLAEYRAAGASHAVIGISGGDWRRQVELLAEVRDLLRP
- a CDS encoding phosphotransferase family protein gives rise to the protein MTGSAAAGSGAGRRFAGREELAALTREVYGAGRRLARVERLTGGSKKGVYRLSFQDQGPTAVLYVWSGDEDYWDPADRPEPFAHGTGLGLFKAAHARLSAAGVRVPDLYFADDGHELYPADVALIEDVRGGTLEARLAGEHAEPMERLADGLRAMARCRSRDLGKVALVESGQGISGPASRIVLEVALGDLAEAASRVEPIGRAAAELEERLRELAAGIEPRTDHGLMHGELGPDHVLMDDDDRPVLIDVEGAMFFDVEWEHVFLRIRFGDHYARLRADGLDERRMRLYRLAQHLSLVAGPLRLLDGDFPDRAFMLEIARHHTQEVLQTGGMPDVW